A single window of Chitinophaga sp. XS-30 DNA harbors:
- a CDS encoding tetratricopeptide repeat protein gives MRALNIILPILLISLFACKSKRYTPLPISAPTLEKGESLFNINNDSAFYYFNLVATSATDSLEVAMAYTYMGIIQAYEGDYYGGQESLLKSLTYLDEHRKEDQECLSSDYHELGNICLNLKNYEAAIGYYYKALQYIKHPNARAIALNSIALTYQKKGEYDQAIDIFKSLLAKSTEKKKEYARALSNYAKTKWLKDSTYPAAPELQYALQIRTDSNDSRGLNASYAHLSDYYSTSMPDSALYYAEKRYEIARQINSPDNEAEALQKLITLSPAKLLRPYFIRYQYLTDSIQTAKNAAKNQFALIRYEAEKNKADNLQLQKDNAQKEIQLIVQWFILVLTILFFISVGIVILLRYRRRRRQLEAASRQAIQEHLLKTSQKVHDVVANGLYRIMTDVQYTESINKDQLVDRIESLYERSRDISYEQPTISNLPFHDRITDLLTSFASDNLRVLIIGNNPMLWAHTNAPVQIEVEHILQELLINMKKHSQAHSVLIKFERQNGLVHIHYTDDGIGLPPQFKYGNGLRNTENRIKKIGGQFTFEHPAKGLKIHISFPTPPSS, from the coding sequence GTGCGAGCCCTAAACATTATCCTGCCAATATTGCTTATCAGTCTTTTTGCCTGTAAATCAAAGCGATATACCCCACTCCCGATTTCTGCACCCACTTTAGAAAAAGGAGAATCGCTTTTCAACATCAACAACGATTCTGCCTTTTATTATTTCAATCTTGTCGCAACGAGCGCTACAGACAGTCTGGAGGTTGCAATGGCCTATACCTATATGGGCATCATCCAGGCATATGAGGGAGACTACTATGGAGGTCAGGAAAGCCTGTTAAAATCCCTTACTTACCTTGATGAACATCGAAAAGAAGATCAGGAGTGCCTGAGCTCAGACTATCACGAACTTGGCAATATCTGTCTTAATCTCAAAAACTATGAAGCAGCCATCGGCTACTATTATAAAGCGCTCCAATATATAAAACATCCAAACGCACGGGCTATTGCCTTAAATAGTATAGCCCTGACTTACCAGAAGAAAGGAGAGTATGACCAGGCCATCGATATATTCAAATCTCTCCTGGCTAAAAGTACAGAAAAGAAAAAAGAATATGCCCGGGCGCTTTCCAACTATGCCAAAACCAAGTGGCTTAAAGATTCCACTTATCCTGCTGCGCCTGAGCTTCAATATGCATTGCAAATCCGGACGGATTCGAATGACAGCAGAGGGCTCAATGCCAGCTACGCACATTTGTCAGATTATTATTCAACCTCCATGCCCGATTCCGCGCTTTATTATGCCGAAAAAAGGTACGAAATCGCCAGGCAAATCAATAGTCCGGATAACGAAGCTGAGGCCCTTCAAAAACTTATTACGCTCAGTCCCGCCAAACTGCTGAGACCTTATTTCATTCGTTACCAATACCTGACGGATAGTATCCAAACGGCTAAGAACGCAGCCAAGAACCAATTCGCTCTAATCCGGTATGAAGCGGAGAAGAACAAAGCAGACAATCTTCAGCTCCAAAAGGATAATGCACAAAAAGAAATCCAACTGATTGTGCAGTGGTTTATATTGGTGTTGACCATCCTGTTTTTCATTTCCGTTGGCATTGTCATTCTCCTTAGGTACCGAAGGCGTCGGCGACAACTGGAAGCCGCTTCCCGGCAAGCCATCCAGGAACATCTACTTAAAACTTCACAAAAAGTTCATGACGTGGTGGCTAATGGCCTATACCGCATTATGACAGACGTCCAATATACGGAGTCTATCAACAAAGATCAATTGGTCGACAGGATCGAGAGCCTGTATGAGCGTTCCCGCGATATCTCCTACGAACAACCCACGATCTCAAACCTCCCTTTTCATGATAGAATAACAGATTTGCTGACTTCCTTTGCTTCCGACAACCTCAGGGTCCTGATCATAGGAAACAACCCCATGCTGTGGGCCCATACCAATGCGCCGGTCCAGATCGAGGTTGAACACATCCTGCAGGAATTGCTGATTAACATGAAAAAGCATAGCCAGGCTCATTCCGTATTGATAAAGTTTGAACGCCAAAACGGCCTGGTTCACATTCACTACACAGATGATGGCATTGGACTTCCACCGCAATTTAAGTATGGGAACGGACTACGGAATACGGAAAACCGTATTAAAAAAATTGGCGGCCAATTTACATTTGAGCATCCTGCTAAAGGATTAAAAATTCACATCTCCTTTCCAACACCTCCATCATCATGA
- a CDS encoding response regulator, translated as MITKVLIAEDHESANISVQKTLEELAIVNTEHVYYCDDALNRIAKAAQADRSFDLLITDLYFEPDGCKQELPGGMELITAARAIQPDLKILVFSAENKPAAIDQLYRELDIDGFVRKARNDARELKQAICEIAQHRRYFPRHIKQLIDKKNAYVFSDFDITIITLLAQGMLQKDIPAYLQHHQIKPSGLSSIEKTLNQMKQALGFSKNEQLVAYCKDLGVI; from the coding sequence ATGATTACAAAGGTATTAATAGCCGAAGATCACGAAAGCGCCAATATCTCCGTTCAAAAAACACTGGAAGAACTGGCCATCGTCAATACGGAGCATGTCTATTATTGCGATGATGCTTTGAACAGGATAGCGAAAGCTGCTCAGGCTGATCGCTCTTTCGACCTTCTTATCACCGATCTTTATTTCGAACCAGACGGTTGCAAACAGGAACTACCCGGAGGAATGGAATTGATTACTGCCGCCAGGGCAATACAGCCCGACCTGAAAATCCTGGTCTTTTCGGCGGAAAACAAACCGGCTGCCATTGACCAGCTCTACCGCGAGCTTGATATCGACGGCTTTGTACGTAAAGCCAGGAACGACGCCAGAGAGCTTAAACAGGCTATCTGCGAAATAGCGCAGCACCGTCGCTATTTCCCCCGTCATATCAAGCAGTTAATTGACAAAAAGAACGCCTACGTATTTTCGGATTTCGATATCACGATCATTACGCTGCTTGCACAGGGAATGTTGCAGAAAGATATACCTGCGTACCTTCAACATCACCAGATAAAGCCGTCTGGCTTGAGCAGCATAGAAAAAACGCTCAATCAAATGAAGCAAGCCCTTGGCTTTTCCAAGAATGAACAACTGGTGGCCTATTGCAAGGATTTAGGTGTTATATAA
- a CDS encoding TlpA disulfide reductase family protein — MLRKQLLSLALLLTGTGAFAQSNTVVEGRVAGLKAGTKVYLSRLTSSAKADSTIVENGRFRLNVQVEEGDTYLLRAGNDRMAEGSSALLYLQPGNLKITGKGPMLKDIVYSGSSYAKEMNSLSEAAKTRPEFLEAAALGKEMNEAYSAKDTVRLASLQEKYMRVDSLKKVYYNNWVAEHPASPLSAMVLSFYIREQDMEVLQQKLKALEPAAKQNALAKKMQFSIDAAKATAIGKIAPDFTQNDTLGKPVSLKDFRGKYVLIDFWASWCVPCRKENPAVVKAFQTFKDKNFTVLGVSLDQPGAKEKWLKAIHDDGLTWTHVSDLNWWDNAVSRQYDIRSIPANYLLGPDGVILAKNLRGEALEKKLEELLQ, encoded by the coding sequence ATGCTCCGAAAACAATTGTTATCGCTTGCGCTGCTCCTGACGGGCACCGGCGCGTTTGCCCAATCCAACACCGTAGTGGAAGGCCGGGTAGCCGGTCTCAAAGCAGGTACCAAAGTCTATCTCTCCCGGTTGACCTCTTCCGCCAAAGCCGATTCCACCATCGTGGAAAACGGCCGGTTCCGCCTGAATGTTCAGGTGGAAGAAGGTGATACTTACCTGCTCCGCGCGGGGAACGACAGGATGGCGGAAGGCAGTTCAGCACTGTTGTACCTGCAGCCGGGCAACCTGAAGATCACCGGGAAAGGCCCCATGCTGAAAGACATCGTGTACAGCGGCAGCAGCTACGCCAAAGAAATGAACAGCCTTTCCGAAGCCGCGAAAACACGCCCTGAATTCCTTGAGGCAGCGGCGCTGGGCAAAGAAATGAACGAGGCCTACAGCGCAAAGGATACGGTAAGGCTGGCCAGCCTGCAGGAAAAATACATGCGCGTGGACTCGCTGAAGAAGGTATATTATAACAACTGGGTAGCAGAACATCCCGCCTCGCCGCTCAGCGCGATGGTACTGTCGTTCTACATCCGCGAGCAGGACATGGAAGTGTTGCAGCAAAAGCTGAAAGCCCTGGAGCCGGCGGCAAAGCAGAATGCGCTGGCTAAAAAGATGCAGTTCAGCATCGACGCGGCAAAAGCTACAGCTATCGGCAAGATAGCGCCTGATTTCACGCAGAACGACACATTGGGCAAACCCGTTTCCCTGAAAGATTTCCGCGGCAAATACGTGCTGATCGATTTCTGGGCGAGCTGGTGTGTACCCTGCCGCAAGGAAAACCCGGCGGTGGTAAAAGCCTTCCAGACATTCAAAGACAAGAACTTCACCGTGCTGGGCGTATCACTCGATCAGCCGGGCGCGAAGGAAAAATGGCTGAAAGCCATTCATGATGACGGGCTGACGTGGACGCACGTGTCTGACCTGAACTGGTGGGATAACGCCGTTTCCCGTCAGTATGACATCCGTTCCATTCCCGCGAACTACCTGTTGGGGCCGGACGGGGTGATACTGGCAAAGAACCTGCGGGGCGAAGCGCTGGAGAAGAAGCTGGAAGAACTGTTGCAGTAG
- a CDS encoding methyltransferase domain-containing protein, which yields MPWDPDIYNKFKEKRYEPFYDMISHIDAKPDMHVLDLGCGTGELTKIIADRFQATRVTGIDTSAEMLAKAPQQENIIFAQRSVEEQLQLPDQWDIIVANASLQWVNDHSDLFPKIITKLSPEGQLAVQMPSQKENLLNQILYELVHEAPYYEVLKGSIRRSPMLSLDDYTALMFSNGAKEAIVYQKVYPIIAQSVETLYEFISGSALVPYMEKLQGPLQSAFTKAFKARIAAHFTSAPMVYAFKRVIIVARF from the coding sequence ATGCCCTGGGATCCCGACATATACAACAAGTTCAAAGAAAAACGGTACGAGCCGTTCTATGATATGATCAGCCATATTGACGCTAAGCCGGATATGCATGTTCTCGACCTGGGTTGCGGAACGGGGGAATTAACAAAGATCATTGCGGACAGGTTTCAGGCAACCCGGGTGACCGGTATTGATACCTCTGCCGAAATGCTGGCCAAGGCTCCCCAACAGGAAAATATCATCTTTGCACAGCGGTCAGTGGAAGAACAACTGCAACTGCCTGATCAATGGGATATCATCGTAGCCAACGCATCTTTGCAATGGGTCAACGATCATTCTGACCTTTTTCCGAAGATCATTACAAAACTCTCGCCGGAGGGCCAGCTTGCGGTACAAATGCCGTCCCAGAAGGAGAACCTGCTGAATCAGATCCTCTATGAACTTGTTCATGAAGCGCCCTATTACGAAGTCCTGAAGGGTTCCATACGCCGCTCCCCCATGTTGTCGCTGGATGACTATACGGCGTTAATGTTCAGCAATGGCGCAAAAGAGGCCATCGTATATCAGAAAGTATATCCCATCATTGCTCAATCTGTTGAAACCCTGTACGAATTTATCTCCGGTTCCGCCCTCGTCCCTTACATGGAAAAACTGCAGGGGCCGCTGCAGTCAGCTTTCACGAAAGCTTTTAAGGCCAGAATAGCCGCTCATTTTACTTCCGCTCCCATGGTGTATGCTTTCAAACGGGTGATCATCGTTGCCCGGTTCTGA
- a CDS encoding RagB/SusD family nutrient uptake outer membrane protein yields MKQTKINILLPLTILLITSACNRQLDELRPHNVIYEDQQFATPEGFTKAVWGAYAAVSGSAVASSFNYNDMQLFLSEAHGNNIRALDAQVNKNTDAFNYLNSAAKDLSYTYEYWRGSYNITLLLNKILANVKEGETNAVILQAKGEALFLRAYVYFNMVRLYGRPYYQDAAQSPGVMLITTDNNGLGFAPPRATVREVYDQVIKDLQDAIPLMTLPKTNSFAGKYAAYALLSRVYLYMGGTFAQPDATANQKAKQYADSVILNGGYQLLQNADYTAYYNSGSTGNREDIFAVNTDYKNGLISNLYAMPSQINYSGGLYRPSPDLLGLLREDDLRKKFYVKNVTPGNPDDSLACVKYMLGYVSLYSPSPGRYLRLAEIYLNRAEAAVKSGNNGPALADLNRIRSRAGIGDTTGITGQALFDEILKQRRLELAFEGHAGYDYFRNGLPMVRNYASNSSGPMTIAANDPKVLLRIPEDEITGNGNLTQNEQ; encoded by the coding sequence ATGAAACAAACAAAGATCAACATACTGCTCCCGCTGACCATCCTGCTCATTACCAGCGCCTGCAACAGGCAGCTGGACGAGTTGAGACCGCACAATGTCATCTATGAGGACCAGCAGTTCGCCACACCCGAAGGGTTCACGAAAGCCGTGTGGGGCGCATATGCCGCCGTTTCCGGTTCCGCCGTCGCCAGTTCATTCAACTATAACGACATGCAGCTTTTTCTTTCGGAAGCGCATGGAAATAATATCAGGGCATTGGACGCCCAGGTAAATAAAAACACAGACGCGTTCAATTATCTCAATTCTGCCGCGAAAGATCTGTCGTACACCTACGAATACTGGAGAGGCAGCTACAACATCACCCTGCTGCTAAACAAGATACTGGCCAATGTAAAGGAAGGTGAGACGAATGCCGTGATCCTGCAGGCAAAAGGAGAAGCGCTTTTCCTGCGGGCCTATGTGTACTTTAACATGGTGCGCCTGTACGGCCGCCCCTACTACCAGGATGCGGCGCAGAGCCCCGGCGTGATGCTGATCACCACGGATAACAACGGTCTGGGATTTGCACCGCCACGCGCGACCGTCAGGGAAGTGTACGATCAGGTCATCAAAGACCTGCAGGATGCCATTCCCCTGATGACGTTACCTAAAACCAACAGCTTTGCCGGCAAATATGCGGCTTATGCGCTGCTTTCCCGCGTGTATCTGTACATGGGCGGCACCTTTGCCCAGCCGGACGCAACCGCCAATCAGAAAGCGAAGCAATATGCGGATTCGGTGATCCTGAACGGAGGATACCAGCTGTTGCAGAACGCCGATTACACGGCCTATTACAACTCCGGCAGCACCGGCAACAGGGAAGATATCTTTGCGGTGAACACCGATTACAAGAACGGCCTGATCAGCAATCTGTACGCGATGCCTTCACAGATCAACTATTCGGGCGGATTGTACCGTCCCTCTCCCGATCTGCTGGGTTTGCTGCGGGAAGACGACCTGCGGAAGAAATTCTACGTGAAGAACGTCACGCCCGGCAATCCCGATGATTCGCTGGCCTGCGTGAAGTACATGCTGGGATATGTTTCCCTGTACAGCCCCTCTCCCGGCCGTTACCTGCGCCTGGCCGAGATCTACCTCAACCGCGCCGAAGCCGCCGTCAAGTCCGGCAACAACGGGCCCGCGCTGGCTGACCTGAACAGGATACGTTCGCGCGCGGGCATCGGGGATACAACAGGCATCACCGGGCAGGCACTGTTTGACGAGATATTGAAGCAACGCCGGCTGGAACTGGCCTTTGAAGGGCATGCGGGCTACGACTACTTCCGCAACGGCTTGCCGATGGTACGCAACTACGCCTCCAACAGCTCCGGGCCGATGACCATCGCCGCCAACGACCCAAAAGTACTTCTGCGCATCCCGGAGGACGAGATCACCGGCAATGGTAACCTGACACAGAACGAGCAATAA
- a CDS encoding TlpA disulfide reductase family protein — translation MKKTVTAALLTIGTCSAAIAQQFTLSGEFTGTATPYVYLRYADDQGKMVLDSADVSQNKKFTFRGTLAGPTAASLYGKMQSRGMDDPNYLYFFLEPGTLTASVKEDNFKDSRITGSRTQADMDALNKQKEPLKQQWAPFFRALDSVNKIDNFKFQEMKGGLKPYYKEMEKIDFGYIEKHPGNYLTAYLLRGYLHSLSSDSLRAYYDQFPENIKATIGKSVSDELERRKLGAAGTMAADFSAPDITGKTLQLSSFKGKYVLIDFWASWCLPCRKGNPHLKKLYAEYKDKGFEIIGVSDDDRKPEAWKKAVDQDGIGMWKHVLRGLDMDKLMAGQYNERDISKKYGIYSLPTKILIDPQGKIIGRYEGGEEDDAKMDAALEAAFK, via the coding sequence ATGAAGAAAACCGTCACCGCAGCTTTATTGACGATCGGCACATGTAGCGCCGCTATCGCGCAGCAGTTCACACTTTCCGGGGAATTTACCGGCACGGCTACACCGTATGTTTATTTACGGTATGCCGATGACCAGGGAAAGATGGTGCTGGACAGCGCCGACGTCAGCCAAAACAAAAAATTCACCTTCAGGGGTACGCTTGCCGGACCAACCGCGGCGAGCCTGTATGGGAAAATGCAATCAAGGGGCATGGACGATCCCAATTACCTGTATTTTTTCCTGGAGCCCGGAACGCTCACCGCCAGCGTGAAAGAAGATAATTTCAAAGACAGCCGCATCACCGGCTCCCGTACGCAGGCGGACATGGATGCGCTGAATAAGCAAAAGGAGCCGCTGAAGCAGCAATGGGCGCCCTTCTTCCGCGCACTGGATTCCGTGAACAAGATTGACAACTTCAAGTTCCAGGAAATGAAAGGCGGGCTGAAGCCTTATTACAAGGAAATGGAAAAGATCGATTTCGGGTATATTGAAAAGCATCCCGGCAATTACCTCACCGCTTACCTGTTGAGGGGATACCTGCATTCGCTCTCTTCCGATTCCCTGCGGGCTTATTACGACCAGTTCCCGGAAAACATAAAAGCCACCATCGGCAAATCCGTTTCCGATGAGCTGGAAAGAAGGAAACTGGGTGCAGCAGGTACGATGGCAGCCGATTTTTCCGCTCCTGACATTACCGGAAAAACGTTGCAGCTCTCATCTTTCAAAGGCAAATACGTGCTGATCGATTTCTGGGCCAGCTGGTGCCTGCCCTGCCGTAAAGGCAACCCGCACCTGAAGAAATTGTATGCGGAATATAAAGATAAGGGGTTCGAGATCATCGGCGTGTCGGACGACGACCGCAAACCGGAGGCCTGGAAGAAAGCGGTAGACCAGGATGGCATCGGAATGTGGAAACATGTGCTGCGCGGGCTGGATATGGATAAGCTGATGGCCGGGCAATACAATGAAAGGGACATTTCAAAAAAATACGGCATCTATTCCCTGCCCACCAAGATACTGATCGACCCGCAAGGGAAGATCATCGGCCGGTATGAAGGTGGAGAAGAAGACGATGCAAAAATGGATGCCGCACTGGAAGCCGCATTCAAATAA
- a CDS encoding SusC/RagA family TonB-linked outer membrane protein produces MENVPLEKVLREIEKQTGYSAVYGKTQLRNAKPVDVVFEKIPLRVALDYCFMNQDLYYSLRDNKYIVIVTRPAPTVRTGTNPSTPLPDVTGRVVSEQGEPLEGVTVRSTSKPTGVVKIVNTNRNGEYTINVPDNTTLEYSFIGYQTQSKTVKAGGRYDIRMAIATARLEEMVITGYTAKSAKELTGSVQKVTGDQLRSSVTTPNALSMLKGKTTGLYITENSGEAGAKGQVIERGQSSMATATNSYYGPLFVVDGVITNYQNLQDAVNPADVEDITILKDASSTAIYGSRAAQGVIVVTTKRGKAGKLGVNLTMQYGAVQPVRDIRFMNTSELIAFMDKQMMRYWEQTPSIRTTYPDVADFINERRTYTDADRNNNFNWEDAIYSNGNFRNTELSINSGTDKTKFYGGVAWYKENGALYDNTFDRKSIRLNIDQVISSKFTASLNISSIVDKTVRRNGIPELYMIQPFMNPYNADGTLADSLPVKQSSNYGPVFTTWSQNFLAETEYDNTRITNVQNHLGALRLKYEITPWLYVQSSNSLNYMNTHINSYLDPRSYSGKYGGYPYLFNPASPVLPNGTLTLNDTRYTDYLTSNTLNFRKSSGRHSLFALAGQEWGKRTTELTNVDLYNLLPGERNMGAAKGFGGPIQLVYQLPYAPSGNYQERATFSVFGQADYNYDQRYYASLSVRTDATTNFGRDKRYGTFYSLSGGWLLSNEAFLSGNSVINNLKLRAVYGTSGRDLGDGYLNTTFYSDGARYADLNNIGSTITQLANPGISWETMYNTNIGLDLGVFNRIDITADIYRKRSSGLLQNVSLTSAQGSLSQYQNIGEIINNGVEIMLNAHTLKSSTFNWYTNFNISFNKNHISSLYQDSLRDNYSGAYYRKVGEDINVIKAIKFVGINPENGNMIHQNVDASGKMTDVEGIGNTTNLANWQVVGSATPKFFGGFTNTFKYRQLTLSMEWWFQYGNYVMMSLVNNFQSPTAPRLGRNNVLFGGNQQVWEGPGDANANYPDVFSTNPNAWQSLTYRSSRIWGDASHMRLRNVRLSYDFPRALVQRLKLKNVNAYISGDNLAVIKKKDFVGADPEGATLSTSTAYGGVGTGFANPRRFLAGINVGF; encoded by the coding sequence ATGGAGAACGTTCCACTTGAAAAAGTGCTGCGGGAGATCGAAAAACAGACCGGCTATTCTGCCGTGTACGGCAAAACGCAACTACGGAACGCCAAACCTGTAGATGTAGTCTTTGAAAAGATCCCGCTGCGGGTTGCCCTGGATTATTGCTTCATGAACCAGGACCTTTACTATTCCCTTCGCGATAACAAATATATCGTGATCGTGACCCGGCCCGCACCAACCGTCAGAACCGGCACAAATCCCTCCACTCCCCTGCCCGATGTCACCGGCCGCGTGGTCAGTGAGCAGGGCGAACCGCTGGAAGGCGTGACGGTGCGCTCCACAAGCAAACCAACCGGTGTGGTGAAGATCGTCAACACCAACCGGAACGGTGAATACACCATCAACGTACCGGACAATACCACGCTTGAATACAGCTTTATCGGCTACCAGACGCAAAGTAAAACCGTCAAAGCCGGCGGCCGTTACGATATCAGGATGGCCATTGCCACCGCCCGCCTGGAAGAAATGGTGATCACCGGTTATACCGCAAAAAGCGCCAAGGAATTAACAGGTTCCGTGCAAAAGGTCACCGGCGACCAGCTGAGAAGCAGCGTGACCACGCCGAATGCCTTATCCATGTTGAAAGGGAAGACTACCGGCCTGTATATCACCGAAAATTCCGGCGAAGCCGGCGCCAAGGGGCAGGTCATCGAAAGAGGGCAATCTTCCATGGCTACCGCCACCAACAGTTATTACGGCCCTTTGTTCGTCGTGGATGGCGTGATCACCAACTACCAGAACCTGCAGGATGCGGTGAACCCCGCTGACGTAGAGGACATCACCATCCTGAAAGACGCATCCTCCACCGCCATCTACGGTTCCCGCGCCGCACAGGGCGTGATCGTGGTCACCACCAAACGCGGCAAGGCAGGCAAGCTGGGCGTGAACCTCACCATGCAGTACGGCGCCGTTCAGCCCGTGCGGGACATCCGGTTCATGAATACTTCCGAGCTGATCGCTTTTATGGACAAACAGATGATGCGGTACTGGGAACAAACGCCTTCCATCCGTACGACCTATCCCGATGTGGCGGATTTCATCAACGAAAGAAGAACTTATACGGATGCGGACCGCAACAATAATTTCAACTGGGAGGATGCGATCTACAGCAACGGCAACTTCCGCAATACCGAACTGAGCATCAACAGCGGGACCGACAAAACGAAGTTCTACGGAGGCGTTGCCTGGTACAAGGAAAACGGCGCATTGTACGACAATACTTTCGACCGTAAAAGCATCCGGCTGAACATTGACCAGGTGATCTCCAGCAAATTCACCGCCAGCTTGAATATCAGCTCTATTGTAGACAAAACCGTAAGGAGGAACGGCATCCCGGAGCTGTACATGATCCAGCCTTTCATGAATCCCTACAATGCGGACGGTACATTGGCCGACAGCCTGCCGGTCAAACAATCCAGCAACTACGGCCCCGTCTTTACCACCTGGTCGCAGAACTTCCTGGCGGAAACGGAATACGACAATACCCGGATCACCAATGTGCAGAACCACCTGGGCGCGCTGCGGCTGAAGTACGAGATCACACCCTGGTTGTATGTGCAAAGTTCCAATTCGCTGAACTACATGAATACGCACATCAATTCCTATCTCGATCCACGTTCGTATTCCGGTAAATACGGCGGCTATCCCTACCTGTTCAACCCTGCCAGCCCCGTGCTGCCCAATGGCACGCTCACGCTTAATGATACACGCTATACCGACTACCTGACTTCCAATACATTGAATTTCAGGAAAAGCTCCGGCAGGCATTCCCTCTTCGCCCTGGCCGGGCAGGAATGGGGCAAACGCACGACCGAGCTGACGAACGTTGATCTGTACAACCTCCTGCCCGGGGAAAGGAACATGGGCGCCGCCAAAGGGTTCGGCGGGCCTATACAACTGGTGTACCAGCTGCCTTACGCACCATCCGGCAACTACCAGGAAAGAGCGACCTTCTCCGTGTTCGGCCAGGCGGACTATAACTACGATCAGCGTTACTACGCTTCCTTGTCCGTGCGCACAGATGCCACCACCAATTTCGGCCGGGATAAACGCTACGGCACTTTCTATTCTCTGAGCGGCGGCTGGCTGCTCTCCAATGAAGCATTCCTGTCCGGCAACAGCGTGATCAACAACCTCAAGCTGCGCGCCGTGTATGGCACCTCCGGCCGTGATCTCGGCGATGGCTATCTGAACACCACTTTTTATTCGGACGGCGCACGCTATGCGGACCTGAACAACATCGGTTCTACCATCACACAGCTGGCCAATCCCGGCATTTCCTGGGAAACGATGTACAATACCAATATCGGGCTGGACCTCGGGGTTTTCAACCGCATCGATATAACGGCGGACATCTACCGTAAAAGAAGCTCCGGGCTGCTGCAGAACGTCTCCCTGACCTCCGCGCAGGGATCGCTCAGCCAGTACCAGAACATCGGCGAGATCATCAACAATGGTGTGGAGATCATGCTGAACGCACATACGTTGAAAAGCAGCACATTCAACTGGTACACGAATTTCAACATCAGCTTCAACAAGAACCATATCTCCTCGCTCTATCAGGATTCGCTGCGGGACAACTATTCCGGCGCCTATTACCGCAAGGTCGGGGAAGATATCAACGTGATCAAGGCTATAAAATTCGTGGGCATCAACCCGGAGAACGGCAATATGATCCATCAGAATGTTGATGCTTCCGGCAAGATGACAGACGTGGAAGGCATCGGCAACACTACGAACCTCGCCAACTGGCAGGTAGTTGGCTCTGCTACGCCGAAATTCTTCGGCGGCTTCACCAATACGTTCAAATACCGGCAGCTCACCCTGAGCATGGAATGGTGGTTCCAGTACGGGAACTATGTGATGATGTCGCTCGTAAACAACTTCCAGTCGCCTACAGCACCGCGGCTCGGCAGGAATAATGTGTTGTTTGGCGGCAATCAGCAGGTGTGGGAAGGACCGGGGGATGCGAACGCCAACTATCCCGACGTGTTCAGCACCAATCCCAATGCATGGCAATCCCTCACTTACCGCTCTTCCAGGATATGGGGAGATGCCAGCCATATGCGCCTGCGCAACGTACGGTTGTCTTACGACTTTCCCCGCGCATTGGTGCAGCGTCTGAAGCTGAAGAACGTCAACGCCTATATCAGCGGCGATAATCTCGCGGTCATCAAGAAAAAAGATTTTGTAGGGGCCGACCCGGAAGGCGCAACACTGAGCACCAGCACGGCTTATGGCGGCGTGGGAACCGGGTTTGCCAATCCCAGAAGGTTCCTGGCCGGTATCAATGTAGGATTCTGA